From one Cynocephalus volans isolate mCynVol1 chromosome X, mCynVol1.pri, whole genome shotgun sequence genomic stretch:
- the LOC134367131 gene encoding mitochondrial import receptor subunit TOM22 homolog, whose amino-acid sequence MAATAAADPGEPLSPDELLSKSDTEKTEEELEEDNDEELYETQFERLWVRMEMFLERVWSMAGATFDLSLFVAQKLYRFCRAALWIGTNSFMMLVLPVVFETEKLQMQQQQQLQQQWMLLGPNPGLSRGMPEALPSLPGKL is encoded by the coding sequence atggctgccactgctgctgccgaCCCTGGGGAACCTCTGTCCCCAGACGAATTGCTCTCCAAAAGTGACACAGAGAAGACTGAAGAGGAGTTGGAAGAAGATAATGATGAAGAGCTATATGAGACCCAGTTTGAGAGACTGTGGGTTCGGATGGAGATGTTCCTGGAGAGGGTCTGGTCCATGGCAGGAGCCACGTTTGATCTCTCCCTCTTTGTGGCTCAAAAATTGTACAGGTTTTGCAGGGCAGCCTTGTGGATTGGGACCAATTCCTTTATGATGCTGGTTCTTCCTGTTGTCTTTGAGACTGAGAAGTTGCAAatgcagcaacagcagcagttgCAGCAGCAGTGGATGCTTCTAGGGCCTAACCCAGGGTTGTCAAGAGGAATGCCAGAGGCTCTACCTTCACTTCCTGGAAAGCTCTAG